Proteins co-encoded in one Prunus persica cultivar Lovell chromosome G6, Prunus_persica_NCBIv2, whole genome shotgun sequence genomic window:
- the LOC18775519 gene encoding uncharacterized protein LOC18775519 isoform X1 produces the protein MRMRNKYRKPTTFHCNAGSRCSTSAVVWSLVGCFLMFQLYSLVHQNDRMRGEMQFRSTHHPQIHELEEVEEENIQIPPPRKRSPRAAKRKPRRPTTLIDEFLDENSQIRHVFFPGQKHVIDPMKDTGNDSYYYYPGRIWLDTDGNPIQAHGGGILYDDKLRTYYWYGEYKDGPTYHAHKKGAARVDIIGVGCYSSRDLWKWKNEGIVLAAEKTNETHDLHELNVLERPKVIYNERTGKYVMWMHIDDVNYTKAAVGIAISDYPTGPFDYLYSKRPHGFESRDMTIFKDDDGVAYLIYSSEDNSELHIGPLTEDYLDVTNIMRRVLVGQHREAPALFKYEGTYYMITSGCTGWAPNEALAHAAESIMGPWETMGNPCAGGNKVSRLTTFFAQSTFVVPVPAFPGSFIFIADRWNPADLRDSRYVWLPLIVGGPADRPLDYNFGFPLWSRVSIYWHRKWRLPRGWSSSK, from the exons atgaggaTGAGGAACAAATACAGGAAACCAACCACTTTCCATTGCAATGCAGGGAGCAGATGTTCAACGTCTGCTGTGGTGTGGAGCTTGGTGGGATGTTTTCTTATGTTTCAGCTGTACTCCCTTGTTCACCAAAATGATAGGATGCGAGGAGAAATGCAATTTCGATCAACTCATCACCCACAGATCCATGAACTTGAAGAGGTGGAAGAGGAAAATATCCAAATTCCCCCACCAAGAAAGCGATCCCCACGTGctgcaaaaagaaaacctaGGCGACCAACCACTCTGATTGATGAATTTCTTGATGAAAATTCTCAAATTAGACACGTATTCTTCCCTGGCCAGAAGCATGTTATAGATCCAATGAAGGATACAGGGAATGATAGCTATTACTACTACCCTGGGAGGATTTGGTTGGATACTGATGGAAATCCTATTCAAGCTCATGGAGGTGGTATTCTATATGATGACAAATTGAGGACATACTATTGGTATGGGGAGTATAAAGATGGGCCCACATATCATGCTCATAAAAAAGGAGCAGCCCGG GTTGACATCATAGGAGTTGGTTGCTATTCTTCCAGAGACTTATGGAAATGGAAAAATGAAGGCATCGTATTAGCAgcagaaaaaacaaatgaaacacaTGATCTCCACGAATTAAATGTTCTCGAGAGGCCGAAAGTGATCTACAATGAGCGGACAGGGAAGTATGTTATGTGGATGCATATTGATGATGTTAACTACACCAAAGCTGCTGTTGGTATTGCCATTAGTGATTACCCTACTGGTCCTTTTGATTATCTCTATAGCAAACGACCCCATGGATTTGAAAGTAGGGACATGACAATCTTCAAAGATGATGATGGTGTTGCATATCTAATCTACTCCTCCGAGGACAATAGTGAACTTCATATTGGGCCACTGACTGAAGATTATCTTGATGTGACAAACATCATGAGAAGAGTTCTCGTGGGACAACATCGGGAAGCCCCGGCTCTGTTCAAGTATGAAGGAACTTATTACATGATCACTTCAGGATGCACTGGATGGGCTCCAAATGAGGCACTGGCCCATGCAGCAGAGTCGATCATGGGGCCATGGGAGACTATGGGAAACCCCTGTGCGGGAGGGAACAAAGTGTCCCGACTTACTACATTTTTTGCACAGAGCACATTTGTGGTTCCTGTGCCAGCATTTCCTGgttcatttattttcattgcAGATCGATGGAACCCGGCAGACTTAAGGGACTCAAGATATGTCTGGTTGCCTTTGATAGTAGGGGGACCGGCTGATAGGCCCCTTGATTACAATTTTGGGTTCCCATTATGGTCAAGAGTGTCAATATATTGGCATAGAAAGTGGAGACTTCCTCGGGGGTGGAGTTCTTCGAAATGA
- the LOC18774222 gene encoding U4/U6 small nuclear ribonucleoprotein Prp31 homolog, which translates to MATLADSFLADLDELSDNEADVIVEDDADAGNMEEDIDGDLADLETLNYDDLDSVSKLQKTQRYTDIMQKVEEALEKGSDMSSHGIVLEDDPEYQLIVDCNALSVDIENEIVIIHNFIRDKYRPKFPELESLVHHPIDYARVVKKIGNEMDVTLVDLEGLLPSAIIMVVSVTASTTSGKPLPEEVLTKTNEACDRALALDSSKKKVLDFVESRMGFIAPNLSAIVGSAVAAKLMGTAGGLVSLAKMPACNVQLLGAKRKNLAGFSTATSQFRVGYVEQTEIFQTTPPSLRMRACRLLAAKSTLAARVDSTRGDPSGNTGRAFREEIRKKIEKWQEPPPAKQPKPLPVPDSEPKKKRGGRRLRKMKERYAITDMRKLANRMQFGIPEESSLGDGLGEGYGMLGQAGSGKLRVSMGQSKLAAKVAKKFKEKNYGSSGATSGLTSSLAFTPVQGIELSNPQAHAHQLGGGTQSTYFSETGTFSKIKRI; encoded by the exons ATG GCGACTCTTGCTGATTCATTTCTTGCAGACCTTGATGAACTATCTGACAATGAAGCTGATGTTATT gtTGAAGATGATGCTGATGCTGGAAACATGGAAGAAGATATTGATGGGGACTTGGCAGACTTGGAAACGCTTAATTACGATGATCTGGATAGTGTTTCAAAATTGCAGAAAACGCAAAGATATACTGATATAATGCAG AAAGTGGAAGAGGCTTTGGAGAAGGGTTCTGATATGTCAAGTCATGGAATAGTTTTAGAAGATGATCCAGAATACCAGCTGATTGTGGACTGTAATGCTTTGTCCGTTGACATTGAGAATGAAATTGTAATCATCCACAATTTTATTCGTGATAAGTATCGCCCAAAGTTTCCAGAGCTTGAATCACTTGTGCATCATCCGATTGATTACGCCCGAGTTGTTAAGAAAATTGGGAATGAAATGGATGTAACCCTTGTTGATCTGGAGGGGCTTTTACCTTCTGCAATTATTATGGTTGTGTCAGTGACAGCATCAACTACAAGTGGCAAGCCGCTTCCAGAGGAAGTCCttacaaaaacaaatgagGCATGCGATCGAGCCCTTGCTCTTGATTCATCAAAGAAGAAGGttcttgattttgttgaaagtaGAATGGGCTTTATTGCACCAAATCTTTCTGCTATAGTTGGGAGTGCTGTTGCGGCGAAACTAATGGGGACAGCTGGCGGTCTCGTATCCTTAGCTAAGATGCCTGCTTGTAATGTTCAGCTTCTTGGTGCTAAGAGAAAAAACCTTGCTGGGTTTTCCACTGCAACATCACAATTTCGTGTTGGTTATGTTGAGCAGACAGAAATATTTCAAACTACACCCCCTTCTTTGAGGATGCGTGCTTGCCGACTCTTGGCTGCAAAATCAACACTTGCAGCACGGGTGGATTCAACAAGAGGAGATCCATCTGGAAACACTGGAAGGGCATTCCGGGAGGAGATACGtaagaaaattgagaaatgGCAGGAGCCTCCTCCTGCAAAACAACCTAAACCACTTCCGGTTCCAGATTCTGAACCTAAGAAGAAGAGAGGTGGTCGTCGGCTAAGGAAGATGAAGGAAAG ATATGCGATAACAGACATGAGGAAGCTGGCAAATAGGATGCAATTTGGTATACCTGAAGAGAGTTCCTTAG GTGATGGACTGGGTGAAGGTTATGGAATGCTTGGTCAAGCTGGGAGTGGCAAGCTGCGTGTATCAATGGGTCAGAGCAAACTTGCTGCCAAAGTTGCTAAGAA GTTCAAGGAGAAGAATTATGGAAGCAGTGGTGCTACATCTGGACTCACTTCAAGTTTAGCATTTACGCCTGTGCAG GGGATCGAGCTCTCAAATCCACAGGCTCATGCACACCAGCTCGGCGGTGGAACTCAAAGCACCTACTTCTCTGAAACGGGAACATTTTCAAAAATCAAGAGGATCTGA
- the LOC18775519 gene encoding uncharacterized protein LOC18775519 isoform X2 has protein sequence MSGNSVQLMLQLFSGSRCSTSAVVWSLVGCFLMFQLYSLVHQNDRMRGEMQFRSTHHPQIHELEEVEEENIQIPPPRKRSPRAAKRKPRRPTTLIDEFLDENSQIRHVFFPGQKHVIDPMKDTGNDSYYYYPGRIWLDTDGNPIQAHGGGILYDDKLRTYYWYGEYKDGPTYHAHKKGAARVDIIGVGCYSSRDLWKWKNEGIVLAAEKTNETHDLHELNVLERPKVIYNERTGKYVMWMHIDDVNYTKAAVGIAISDYPTGPFDYLYSKRPHGFESRDMTIFKDDDGVAYLIYSSEDNSELHIGPLTEDYLDVTNIMRRVLVGQHREAPALFKYEGTYYMITSGCTGWAPNEALAHAAESIMGPWETMGNPCAGGNKVSRLTTFFAQSTFVVPVPAFPGSFIFIADRWNPADLRDSRYVWLPLIVGGPADRPLDYNFGFPLWSRVSIYWHRKWRLPRGWSSSK, from the exons ATGTCTGGAAATTCAGTTCAACTCATGCTTCAGCTGTTCTCAG GGAGCAGATGTTCAACGTCTGCTGTGGTGTGGAGCTTGGTGGGATGTTTTCTTATGTTTCAGCTGTACTCCCTTGTTCACCAAAATGATAGGATGCGAGGAGAAATGCAATTTCGATCAACTCATCACCCACAGATCCATGAACTTGAAGAGGTGGAAGAGGAAAATATCCAAATTCCCCCACCAAGAAAGCGATCCCCACGTGctgcaaaaagaaaacctaGGCGACCAACCACTCTGATTGATGAATTTCTTGATGAAAATTCTCAAATTAGACACGTATTCTTCCCTGGCCAGAAGCATGTTATAGATCCAATGAAGGATACAGGGAATGATAGCTATTACTACTACCCTGGGAGGATTTGGTTGGATACTGATGGAAATCCTATTCAAGCTCATGGAGGTGGTATTCTATATGATGACAAATTGAGGACATACTATTGGTATGGGGAGTATAAAGATGGGCCCACATATCATGCTCATAAAAAAGGAGCAGCCCGG GTTGACATCATAGGAGTTGGTTGCTATTCTTCCAGAGACTTATGGAAATGGAAAAATGAAGGCATCGTATTAGCAgcagaaaaaacaaatgaaacacaTGATCTCCACGAATTAAATGTTCTCGAGAGGCCGAAAGTGATCTACAATGAGCGGACAGGGAAGTATGTTATGTGGATGCATATTGATGATGTTAACTACACCAAAGCTGCTGTTGGTATTGCCATTAGTGATTACCCTACTGGTCCTTTTGATTATCTCTATAGCAAACGACCCCATGGATTTGAAAGTAGGGACATGACAATCTTCAAAGATGATGATGGTGTTGCATATCTAATCTACTCCTCCGAGGACAATAGTGAACTTCATATTGGGCCACTGACTGAAGATTATCTTGATGTGACAAACATCATGAGAAGAGTTCTCGTGGGACAACATCGGGAAGCCCCGGCTCTGTTCAAGTATGAAGGAACTTATTACATGATCACTTCAGGATGCACTGGATGGGCTCCAAATGAGGCACTGGCCCATGCAGCAGAGTCGATCATGGGGCCATGGGAGACTATGGGAAACCCCTGTGCGGGAGGGAACAAAGTGTCCCGACTTACTACATTTTTTGCACAGAGCACATTTGTGGTTCCTGTGCCAGCATTTCCTGgttcatttattttcattgcAGATCGATGGAACCCGGCAGACTTAAGGGACTCAAGATATGTCTGGTTGCCTTTGATAGTAGGGGGACCGGCTGATAGGCCCCTTGATTACAATTTTGGGTTCCCATTATGGTCAAGAGTGTCAATATATTGGCATAGAAAGTGGAGACTTCCTCGGGGGTGGAGTTCTTCGAAATGA